A region from the Spea bombifrons isolate aSpeBom1 chromosome 7, aSpeBom1.2.pri, whole genome shotgun sequence genome encodes:
- the MSRB1 gene encoding methionine-R-sulfoxide reductase B1 — MSFCSFFGGEVYKDHFQNGIYVCSKCGYELFSSRTKFEHSSPWPAFSEPIHEDSLSKYVERPNALKVSCGKCGNGLGHEFLNDGPKKGQSRFUIFSSSLKFVPKDKVDGSAK, encoded by the exons ATGTCTTTCTGCTCGTTCTTTGGCGGGGAGGTCTATAAGGATCACTTCCAGAACG GAATATATGTATGCTCCAAGTGCGGCTATGAGCTCTTCTCCAGCCGAACCAAATTCGAGCATTCTTCTCCGTGGCCGGCTTTCTCAGAACCCATCCACGAAGACAGCTTGTCGAAATACGTGGAGCGCCCGAACGCCCTGAAG GTCTCCTGCGGGAAGTGCGGGAATGGACTGGGCCATGAATTCCTAAACGACGGGCCGAAGAAGGGGCAATCCCGCTTCTGAATATTCAGCAGCTCGCTGAAATTCGTTCCCAAAG ACAAAGTCGACGGGAGCGCGAAGTGA